Proteins found in one Geomonas subterranea genomic segment:
- a CDS encoding Fur family transcriptional regulator — protein MNQCHATALKAAGMKATPKRLAILEMLEAEPGYASPEELWKRLKDRFDRLGLPTVYRNLEELSASGVLSKVIHPNRQLYYYFCSNREHHHHFVCLSCRKVEDIPACGIEALEQEVSRRNGGKVLSHILQLNGLCGGCADNGDKR, from the coding sequence ATGAACCAGTGTCACGCAACGGCCTTGAAGGCCGCCGGTATGAAGGCGACGCCCAAGAGGCTGGCCATCCTCGAGATGCTCGAGGCCGAGCCGGGATACGCGAGCCCCGAGGAATTGTGGAAGAGGTTGAAGGATCGTTTCGACCGGCTGGGCCTTCCCACGGTGTACCGCAACCTGGAGGAACTCTCCGCCAGCGGTGTCCTTTCCAAGGTGATCCACCCTAACCGCCAGCTTTACTACTACTTCTGCAGCAACCGTGAGCACCATCACCACTTCGTCTGCCTCTCCTGCCGCAAGGTCGAGGATATCCCCGCGTGCGGCATCGAGGCGTTGGAGCAGGAGGTGTCCAGGCGCAACGGCGGGAAGGTGCTTTCACACATCCTGCAGTTGAATGGACTGTGCGGCGGCTGTGCTGACAACGGAGATAAACGATGA
- a CDS encoding metal ABC transporter solute-binding protein, Zn/Mn family gives MKWLLALLLALLLVVPGCSSEKRQTNGKLQVVTTLFPLYDFARTIGGDRADVTLLLPPGVEPHSFEPRPEDVVRVNRADLFVYTNAAMEPWAANIISGIDQGKVEVVEGGKGIALRQGPVSEQHRGERANAHEGKGSDPHIWLDFDNARAIARNILAAYVARDPRNKTFYQQNAAKLDGQLAALDQRFKDTLARCPKKVLLHGGHYAFGYLARRYGLQYISASAVNADAEPTPAKLAELVQVMRREHLNYVYTEELLSPRLAETIARETGAKVLMLRAGHNVTRDDLQRGVTFISLMEENLQNLKTGLQ, from the coding sequence ATGAAATGGCTTCTGGCGTTGCTTCTGGCGCTCCTTCTGGTGGTGCCTGGATGCAGCAGTGAAAAACGGCAGACCAACGGCAAACTGCAGGTGGTGACCACCCTGTTCCCGCTCTACGACTTCGCACGGACCATAGGCGGCGACCGCGCCGATGTCACCCTGCTGCTCCCCCCCGGGGTCGAGCCGCACTCCTTCGAGCCGCGCCCTGAGGACGTGGTGCGCGTGAACCGGGCCGATCTCTTCGTCTATACCAATGCCGCGATGGAACCGTGGGCCGCCAACATCATCTCCGGCATCGACCAGGGCAAGGTCGAGGTAGTAGAAGGGGGGAAGGGGATCGCCCTGAGGCAGGGGCCGGTATCGGAGCAGCACCGCGGGGAGCGTGCCAACGCCCACGAAGGGAAGGGGAGCGATCCCCATATCTGGCTGGATTTCGACAACGCCCGCGCCATCGCCAGGAACATCCTCGCCGCCTACGTCGCCCGCGATCCCCGGAACAAGACGTTCTACCAGCAGAACGCGGCCAAGCTCGACGGCCAGTTGGCCGCCCTGGATCAGCGTTTCAAGGACACCCTGGCCCGCTGCCCGAAGAAGGTTCTGTTGCATGGCGGGCACTACGCGTTCGGGTATCTCGCCAGGCGCTATGGGCTGCAATACATTTCCGCCTCGGCGGTGAACGCCGACGCCGAACCCACACCGGCCAAGCTGGCCGAACTGGTGCAGGTGATGCGCCGTGAGCACCTGAACTACGTCTACACCGAGGAGCTGCTGAGCCCGAGGCTCGCCGAGACCATCGCCCGCGAGACCGGGGCCAAGGTGCTCATGCTGCGGGCCGGGCATAACGTCACCAGGGACGACCTCCAGCGCGGCGTCACCTTCATCTCCCTCATGGAAGAAAATCTCCAGAACCTGAAGACGGGACTGCAATGA
- a CDS encoding metal ABC transporter ATP-binding protein: MKDKALSVRNLCAGYHGTEVLQDISFSVNAGDYVGICGPNGSGKSTMIKILLSLLAPTSGEVSLLGTPQCSFDQWHRIGYLPQGLQFFNPHFPATVDEVVRLGRLSAKKFPRRFNREDALAVERTMEWMGISHIKGAMIGELSGGLRQRVLLARALVNDPSLLIMDEPTTALDPETRESFYKLIFEMNQEKKCTVLLVTHDTATIGKYASHLLYLDKKVIFYGSFDDFCNSPEMTGFFGEHGQHLVCHRH; this comes from the coding sequence ATGAAAGACAAGGCTCTCAGCGTGCGCAACCTCTGCGCCGGCTACCACGGCACCGAGGTGCTGCAGGACATCAGCTTCAGCGTGAACGCCGGCGACTACGTCGGGATCTGCGGCCCCAACGGGTCGGGCAAGAGCACCATGATCAAGATCCTCCTGTCGCTCCTCGCGCCCACCTCGGGGGAGGTGTCCCTGTTGGGGACCCCGCAGTGCTCATTTGACCAATGGCACAGGATCGGCTACCTGCCGCAGGGGCTGCAGTTTTTCAACCCGCACTTCCCGGCGACGGTGGACGAGGTGGTCCGCCTGGGGCGGCTCTCCGCGAAAAAGTTTCCGCGGCGTTTCAACCGGGAGGACGCCCTGGCGGTGGAACGGACCATGGAGTGGATGGGCATCTCCCACATCAAGGGGGCGATGATCGGTGAGCTTTCGGGGGGGCTGCGGCAGCGGGTGCTCCTGGCCCGGGCGCTGGTGAACGACCCCTCGCTGCTGATCATGGACGAACCGACCACGGCGCTCGATCCCGAGACCAGGGAAAGCTTTTACAAGCTCATCTTCGAAATGAACCAGGAGAAGAAGTGCACCGTGCTCCTGGTCACCCACGACACCGCCACCATCGGAAAGTACGCATCGCACCTTTTGTACCTGGACAAGAAGGTGATCTTCTACGGCAGTTTCGATGATTTCTGCAACTCCCCAGAAATGACGGGGTTCTTCGGGGAGCATGGGCAGCACCTGGTCTGCCATAGGCATTAA
- a CDS encoding metal ABC transporter permease translates to MNLNEMLSYGFMQRALVGGSLIAILCSVLGVFLVLRRLSLIGDGLAHVTFGSVALALFFRLHSVYMTLSIIPVVLASALGILKLAQKARIYGDAAIGMVSAIGIATGVLLASIAGGFNVDLFSYLFGNILSISSSELAIAAVLFFIVIAGVFMFYNELFASTFDEELAKSSGLNTDRINSVLVLLTALTVVLAMKVVGIMLISALLILPAVSALQIAKGFKTAIVSAAGIGVATVICGISVSFVMNLPTGATIVLINFAVFLCAFAARPLLRHS, encoded by the coding sequence ATGAATCTGAACGAGATGCTCAGCTACGGCTTCATGCAGAGGGCGCTTGTCGGCGGGTCGCTGATCGCGATCCTCTGCTCGGTGCTCGGGGTGTTCCTCGTGCTGCGCAGGCTCTCGCTGATCGGCGACGGCCTCGCCCACGTCACCTTCGGCAGCGTCGCCCTGGCGCTCTTTTTCCGGCTGCACTCGGTCTACATGACCCTCTCCATCATCCCGGTGGTGCTCGCCTCGGCCCTGGGGATCCTGAAGCTGGCCCAGAAGGCCAGGATCTATGGCGACGCGGCCATCGGCATGGTCTCCGCCATCGGCATCGCAACCGGCGTGCTGCTTGCCAGTATCGCCGGCGGGTTCAACGTCGATCTTTTCAGCTACCTCTTCGGCAACATCCTCTCTATCAGCTCGAGCGAACTGGCCATCGCGGCGGTGCTCTTCTTCATCGTCATCGCCGGTGTTTTCATGTTCTACAACGAGCTCTTCGCAAGCACCTTCGACGAGGAACTGGCCAAGAGTTCCGGGCTGAACACGGACCGCATCAACTCGGTCCTGGTACTGCTCACCGCCCTGACCGTGGTGCTCGCCATGAAGGTGGTGGGGATCATGCTGATCTCTGCGCTCCTCATCCTGCCGGCCGTTTCCGCCCTTCAGATCGCCAAGGGATTCAAGACCGCCATCGTGTCGGCAGCCGGGATCGGCGTCGCTACGGTCATCTGCGGCATCTCGGTCTCCTTCGTCATGAACCTCCCGACCGGCGCCACCATCGTGCTGATCAACTTCGCCGTCTTTCTCTGTGCCTTCGCCGCCCGTCCGCTGCTGCGCCACTCCTGA
- a CDS encoding GGDEF domain-containing protein, which translates to MIEAKGWVTAQVGERFAGHNRVLGVIASLLVGLVLLDIYLVPPPPPWALYAVLSSLVVAGAFLLTRRLLPDGQLKASLELVLLLAYLVFVCWCTGRTDSPFIPAIYLVLMATSLTLGRRITYLMAGLAVASYSLLAAGEYPPLWSQIPGYLIRVIPFILIAHVGAILAGETEAARCEVERLSLTDDLTELNNMRSFEALALQQEKVARRYQAPFAICMLDADNLKQINDRYGHLAGTELIKWTARVIRSNIRESDIAARFGGDEFIIMYTDHDKEQIRPAVERIVRAMNSCPFSYDGNLIECTLSAGIASFPWDGDDLKSVVKQADQAMYRSKRLGKNRVSLAESEREPAVELEKLQVGREKLRGRVPQLDGKRAGVHLGKGDLPR; encoded by the coding sequence ATGATCGAGGCAAAGGGATGGGTGACTGCGCAGGTCGGCGAGAGGTTCGCCGGCCACAACCGGGTGCTGGGGGTGATCGCCTCGCTCCTGGTCGGGCTGGTGCTGCTCGACATCTACCTGGTTCCTCCACCGCCCCCCTGGGCGCTGTACGCGGTGCTCTCCTCGCTGGTTGTGGCCGGCGCGTTCCTGCTGACGCGGCGGCTGCTCCCCGACGGCCAACTCAAGGCGTCACTGGAGCTGGTGCTGCTCCTTGCCTACCTCGTTTTCGTCTGCTGGTGCACCGGCAGGACCGACAGCCCATTCATTCCCGCCATCTACCTCGTCCTCATGGCGACATCTCTCACCTTGGGCAGGCGCATCACCTATCTCATGGCCGGACTCGCCGTCGCCTCCTACTCGTTGCTGGCGGCAGGTGAATACCCACCGCTGTGGAGCCAGATCCCCGGCTACCTGATCCGCGTCATCCCCTTCATCCTGATCGCGCACGTCGGCGCCATCCTCGCCGGGGAGACCGAGGCCGCCCGCTGCGAGGTGGAACGCCTCTCGCTCACCGACGACCTCACCGAGCTGAACAACATGCGCAGCTTCGAGGCCCTTGCCCTGCAGCAGGAGAAGGTTGCGCGCCGTTACCAGGCCCCCTTCGCGATCTGCATGCTGGACGCCGACAACCTGAAGCAGATCAACGACCGCTACGGTCACCTGGCGGGGACGGAGCTGATCAAGTGGACCGCCAGGGTGATCCGCTCGAACATCCGTGAGAGCGACATCGCGGCGCGCTTCGGCGGGGACGAATTCATCATCATGTACACCGACCACGACAAGGAGCAGATCCGCCCGGCTGTGGAGCGGATCGTGCGCGCCATGAACTCCTGCCCCTTCAGCTACGATGGTAACCTGATCGAATGCACCCTGTCCGCCGGCATCGCCTCATTCCCCTGGGATGGGGACGACCTCAAGAGCGTGGTGAAGCAGGCGGACCAGGCCATGTACCGCAGCAAGCGGCTGGGGAAGAACCGGGTTTCTTTGGCGGAGTCGGAGCGTGAGCCGGCGGTGGAGTTGGAGAAGCTACAGGTAGGGAGAGAAAAGCTTCGCGGCCGCGTCCCGCAGCTTGACGGGAAGCGAGCGGGCGTCCATCTCGGCAAGGGTGATCTCCCGCGATAG
- the cls gene encoding cardiolipin synthase, protein MAHVLDHIFTTLLLVSLASLAVLSAGHALINKRDPRSALGWILTCIAVPLFGPIFYWGMGVNRIYSRAKRWHKEAGPAPILPQPAADLPPTKLPGELSYLRELRNLSERVVSTRLLPGNHLVPLENGEEAYPVMLAAIDAAHSSVHISTYIFDGDEAGKRFIRSLTRAANRGVEVRIIVDSLGEKYSVPTAGELLKGSKVEFRRFLPLRPGGYLNLRNHRKIMVVDGRTGFTGGMNIGSRHMVTAPPPVVKDLHFQVTGPVVADLQRTFLEDWHFAKGKQLTDPRYFPELSEAGTALVRAVSDGPDKEFRKLNWIILGALSCARRTVTIVTPYFIPDRPLISALITAALRGVEITLVLPEANNLPYLQWASNSYLWELLQQGVRIYAQPAPFVHTKFMVVDRSWSLIGSANLDPRSLRLNFEFNLEVYDLNFAAQLEDRCQASLALSREITLAEMDARSLPVKLRDAAAKLFSPYL, encoded by the coding sequence ATGGCACACGTGCTGGACCACATCTTCACCACGCTCCTGCTGGTCTCCCTGGCTTCACTGGCCGTCCTCTCCGCCGGGCACGCGCTGATCAACAAGCGCGACCCGCGTTCGGCGCTGGGATGGATCCTCACCTGCATCGCCGTGCCGCTCTTCGGCCCCATCTTCTACTGGGGCATGGGGGTGAACCGGATCTACAGCCGCGCCAAACGCTGGCACAAGGAAGCCGGTCCGGCTCCGATCCTCCCCCAGCCGGCGGCGGACCTTCCCCCCACCAAGCTCCCCGGAGAACTTTCCTACCTGAGGGAATTGCGCAACCTCTCCGAGCGCGTGGTGAGCACGCGACTGTTGCCGGGAAACCACCTGGTCCCCCTGGAGAACGGTGAGGAAGCCTACCCGGTCATGCTCGCCGCCATCGACGCGGCCCACTCCTCGGTGCACATCTCCACGTACATCTTCGACGGGGACGAGGCGGGGAAGCGTTTCATCAGGTCGCTGACCCGGGCGGCGAACCGCGGCGTGGAAGTGCGGATCATCGTGGACAGCCTGGGGGAGAAATACTCGGTTCCGACGGCAGGCGAGCTCCTGAAGGGTTCCAAGGTGGAGTTCAGGAGGTTCCTCCCCCTGCGGCCGGGTGGATACCTGAACCTGCGCAACCACCGCAAGATCATGGTGGTGGACGGCAGGACAGGCTTCACCGGCGGGATGAACATCGGCAGCAGGCACATGGTCACCGCCCCCCCCCCGGTGGTCAAGGACCTTCACTTCCAGGTGACCGGGCCGGTGGTGGCCGACCTGCAGCGCACCTTCCTCGAGGACTGGCACTTCGCGAAGGGAAAACAGCTGACGGACCCGCGCTACTTCCCGGAGCTGTCTGAGGCGGGGACGGCCCTGGTGCGGGCGGTAAGCGACGGGCCGGACAAGGAATTCAGAAAGCTCAACTGGATCATCCTCGGAGCGCTCTCCTGCGCCAGAAGGACGGTCACCATCGTGACCCCGTATTTCATTCCGGACCGGCCGCTGATATCGGCCCTTATCACGGCCGCCCTGCGCGGCGTGGAGATCACCCTGGTGCTTCCAGAGGCCAACAACCTTCCCTACCTGCAGTGGGCCAGCAACTCCTACCTGTGGGAGCTCCTGCAGCAGGGGGTCCGCATCTACGCCCAGCCCGCCCCCTTCGTCCACACCAAGTTCATGGTGGTGGACCGAAGCTGGAGCCTGATCGGCAGCGCCAACCTCGACCCGAGAAGCCTCAGGCTCAACTTCGAGTTCAACCTCGAGGTCTACGACCTGAACTTCGCCGCCCAGCTCGAGGACCGCTGCCAGGCCAGCCTCGCGCTATCGCGGGAGATCACCCTTGCCGAGATGGACGCCCGCTCGCTTCCCGTCAAGCTGCGGGACGCGGCCGCGAAGCTTTTCTCTCCCTACCTGTAG
- a CDS encoding thioredoxin fold domain-containing protein, which produces MIPWETDMGKALARAKAEQKTVLLEFFSPECIGCKQMEEVTFADPDVMNFISDRVVPVRIPVANTTQTGDYRVSWTPTLITLDLYGREHQRTVGFIPPEDMVGAVLLGIGKVHVGDGQFNEAVIQLSTLLNGCPECAAAPEAVYLRGVARFSSSHDPAALKEIYQQLSTQYPESEWTRRAHPFTLL; this is translated from the coding sequence ATGATACCTTGGGAAACGGACATGGGCAAAGCGCTGGCTCGGGCCAAAGCCGAACAGAAGACCGTTCTGCTGGAATTCTTCAGCCCGGAATGTATCGGCTGCAAGCAGATGGAAGAGGTCACCTTCGCCGACCCCGACGTGATGAACTTCATTTCCGACCGCGTGGTGCCGGTCCGGATCCCGGTGGCGAACACAACCCAGACAGGTGATTACCGGGTGTCGTGGACCCCGACCCTGATCACCCTCGACCTCTACGGGCGCGAGCACCAGCGGACCGTCGGGTTCATCCCCCCCGAGGACATGGTGGGGGCGGTGCTACTGGGGATTGGCAAGGTGCACGTGGGGGACGGCCAGTTCAACGAGGCCGTGATCCAGCTGAGCACCCTGCTGAACGGCTGCCCGGAATGCGCGGCGGCTCCCGAGGCGGTGTACCTGCGCGGCGTGGCCCGTTTCAGCTCCAGCCACGATCCCGCGGCGCTCAAGGAGATCTACCAGCAGCTCTCCACACAGTACCCGGAAAGCGAGTGGACCAGGCGGGCCCACCCCTTCACGCTGCTTTGA